AGCACGATCCAGCGCGCGCCCGCGTCATGGGCGGCGTGGATGGCTTGCAGGGCGTAATCGGGGTTGGCCTTGTAGCCGTCGAAGAAATGTTCCGCGTCGAAATGGGTTTCGCGGTTTTGGGCTGTGCAATGGATGACAGAGGCGCGGATATTGTCCGTATTCTCGTCCAGGGTGATGCCAAGCGCATGGGTGACGTGGTAGTCATGCGTTTTACCCACAAGGCAGACAGAGGGCGTGCCTGCATTCAGCACGGCGGCCAGCACATCGTCATTCTCCGCCGACCGCCCCGCGCGCTTGGTCATGCCGAAGGCGGTCAGGGTGGCTTTTGTCGCGGGCGGGCTGGCGAAGAACTCGGAATCGGTGGGGTTGGCACCGGGCCAGCCGCCTTCGATATAGTCGATGCCAAGCTGGTCGAGCATGGCGGCAATCTGGTGCTTTTCAGCGGTGGAAAACTGCACGCCCTGCGTCTGCTGCCCGTCGCGCAAGGTGGTGTCGTAGAGATAGAGGCGCTCGCGGGTCATGGACAGCCCTGCAATTCGAGCACGTCGCCAACCTCAAGCCGCGGGTCACCTGCGACCCGCTTCGCCCCCGACCCGCCCCCCCAGGGCGGGGGCGAAATCGCCCCCACCCTCGGGCCGGGGGCTACGCTAATGTTGGCGCGGATCATTCGAGGCCCTCCAGTTTGGATGGGTCGAAATCAGGACCGGGCAGAAGGTCGACGCCAGTTTTTGACATGCGGACTTCTAAACCTGCTTTCTGGAATTGTTTCTTCAGCAGATCGAGCGCTTCGAAATTTTTCGTGCGAACAGCTTCTGACCTCACATTGGACAGCCGATCTGCCAAGTCGAACAGTAATTTATCCGACGCAAACATAGGCCTTGGTGTCGTTGAAAAATCAGCATTCAAAAGCCCCAATAAAGCCAAGTCGTTGGCAAGTTGAGCGGCGTCGCCCGATTTACGAGCCTCCGCATGGACTTGGTGCAATGCCGCAAGCGCTGCGTGAGTATTCAGATCGTCTGCAAGAGCCGCAACTATGCTGGAACTTACTTTCGTTGGGTCAGCACGCGTTGCGTCAGCAAAGTTGCTCACCGTTCTCCACATCTCGGACAGCTTAAGGTCTGCGGCGTCGGCCTTCTCCTCTGTCCAATCCATCGGCTTGCGGTAATGCGTGGACAGCATCACAAACCGGATCACCTCGCCCGGCCAGCCTTGGTCCAGCAAATCCCGCACGGTAAAGAAATTGCCCAGGCTCTTGGACATCTTCTTGCCCTCGACCTGCACCATCTCATTATGCAGCCAAAAATTCGCAAAGCCCGCATCCGGGTGGGCGCAGCAGCTTTGCGCGATCTCGTTCTCGTGGTGCGGGAATTGCAGGTCAATCCCGCCGCCGTGAATGTCGAAAGACGCGCCCAGCAGTTCATCCGCCATGGCAGAGCATTCGATATGCCAACCCGGACGCCCCCGTCCCCAAGGGCTGTTCCAGCCCGGCTCATCGCTGGCCGAAGGCTTCCACAGCACGAAATCCATCGGGTCGCGTTTATAGGGGGCCACTTCCACCCGCGCGCCGGCGATCATGTCATCGACCGAGCGGCCTGAAAGGCTGCCATAGTCGGGATAAGAGCGCACATCGAACAGCACATGCCCCTCGGCAGGATAGGCATGGCCCTTGGCGATCAGCCCTTCGATCATTGCCACCATTTGCACGATATACTCTGTCGCGCGCGGCGCGTGATCGGGCCGCAGCGCCCCCAGCGCATCCATATCGGCGTGATACCATTCGATGGTTTCATCCGTCAGGCTGCGAATGATGGCGTTCAGCTCGCGGGTGTCGCCCGCCTCTTGCATGGCCCGCGCCCGCGCGTTGATCTTGTCATCCACATCGGTGAAGTTGCGCACATAGGTGACGTGATCTTCGCCATAGACATGGCGCAACAGCCGATACAGCACATCGAACACCACCACGGGCCGCGCATTGCCCAGATGCGCGCGGTCATAGACAGTGGGGCCACAGACATACATCCGCACGTTTTCGGGGTCGATGGGCGCAAACGCCTCTTTCCGGCGGGTGCGGGTGTTGTGCAGGGTGATCTGGGTCATCCGGTCCTCTCGGGCGTGGCGCCTTGGCAGGAGGGATCAGACACGTATTACCACCCGCCAAAGCCGTTAGCGGCACATGCAGCAGCAAAGGGTGATGGTCAAGCAGGTCATGCGCGCGACCCTATCGCCACGCACCCGCCCTGCCAAGACGAAAACGGCCCGCACCTGGGAGGAGTGCGGGCCAAAATCACGGGGAGGGCATTGCGGGGAGGCGCGCGCCGCCCGTGATAGTCCTTAGCTTTCGACCTTCTTGCCGCGCACCAGCGATTGCGCGACATAGACAAGGATCGCAAAGCCCACGGCACCTGCGCCGAAAATCGCAAGGATCAGCAGCGCATCAATCGGCCCGCCCATATGTTGCAGGCCCGAGCGCGTCACCCACAGCACGAACCAAACCGCCGCGATGCCGCCGATGGGCATGGACAGTTGCGCCAGCAGGAACTTGCGCATCGACATTTCGCGGTCGCGGATCAGCACGTAAATGTAACCCACGGTGATTACCGCAGCGACCACGACCATGGCCCAGAACAGACCGGCCCCAAACATTTCCTCAAACACCGCCAGAATGGTGCCAAGCGTCATTTCTTCCATAATTCACTCTCCTCTAGCAGGCTTCATCTTGCCCGAAATACTCGCGGGGGGATGCGGCGCAGCCGCATGGGGGCAGCCGCCCCCTGCCCCCGCCAAATCAGGCGCGCCCGCGCAGCATGGCGTTATAGGTGGCTTTCAGCGCGACTTCTTTCATCAGCCACGACACCCACAGTTCTTCCAAAGGCGCGATCACGCCGGGGAAGGACGGGACAAGGTGGTCGTTATAGTCGAATTCGACCAGCATGGCGCGACCGATGCGGGTAATCAGCGGGCAGGACGTGTAACCGTCAAAGGTCTTGGTGCCCTCGCGGCCCTGAATCTCGCTGATCAGATGATCTTCGACCACCGGCTGGTGCCATTTGACGCTGGCCGCGGTCTTGCCCTTTGGCACACCGTTGATGTCGCCAATGCCAAACACATTGGCGTAGCGCGCGTGGCGCAGGGTTTTCTGGTCAACCTCTATCCAGCCTTGATCGGTCCATTTGTCGGCCCATGACAGGCCCGAGTCGCGCACGACCTGCGGCGCGCGCTGCGGCGGGATCACGTTGATGAAATCGAACGCCGTGGTCACATCGCCCTCTGGCGTGGCAAAGGTCGCGGTTCTCGCGCCCGCATCCACCGCTTTCAGAACATGGCTCCAGCGGTAGTTCACGCCGCGATCATCGAACAATTGCCGCACCCTGTGGTCAACCACCGGCACGCTGAACAGGTTGGGTGCTTGCGCGTTATAGATCAGTTCCACCTTGTCGCGGTTGCCCTTGCGGCTTGCGATATCTTCGGCAAGGAATGTGATCTTCAGCGGCGCACCGGCGCATTTCATTTCGGTTGCCGGGCGGCCAAAAAGCGCCACCCCGCCTTGGTCGGTGAATTTGTCAAGCGCGGCCCATGTTTTCGCCGCTTGCTCGGGCCCGGCATAATGCGCGGTGATGCCGGTATCGGGGCCGGTCATGTTCAGATCGAACCCTTCGATCGCGTCCCAATCCAGTATCAGGCCGGTGGCGACGATCAGGTAATCATAATCTACCCGCTCTCCGCCCAGCGTGGTGATGCGGCTGGCGTCCGGGTCGATCTCTGCGGCGTAATCGGCAATGAAGTTGATGCCGCGCGGCAACCAGTCCGTGGTTTGGCTGATGGAATAATCCGCGCTTTGCAGGCCCGCCGCGATAAGCGAGAAACCGGGCTGGTACCAATGTTCAGCGCGCCCGTCGATGACGGTGATCTGCGCGCCTTCCAGACGTGCCGCAAGCCGGTTGGCAATTGCCGCACCGCCCGCGCCTGCGCCAAGGATCACGATCCGGGCCGAGGTTTTGACGGTTTGTGCCGTGGTTGCAGCCCCGGTGGTAGCAAGGGCCGCGCCCCCTGCGGCAAGGGTCATAAAGCCACGCCGGCTTAACTGACCTAGTTCAAATCTGTTCATTGCGGCCCCCCATTTGGTCGGTATACATCAGGATACTTTATCACATCGATACATTCGTATGCATGCGCAGGCAAACAAATTAACATGTTTTCATGCTGCGACATATTGCCATAAGCCCACATCCGTTAACTTGATTTCGATCAAAGCCGTCCAAGCGGTCCGGCCTTTAAGGTGTGTTCAGGGAATTTGAATGGAACCGGGGCTTTGCCTGACCCCAGAGGAGTAGACATGCGGCTGACGACCCGAACCAACCTGGCGCTGCGCACCCTTATGGTCTGCGCGGTCAATACCGACCGGCTGGTGCGTAAGCAGGATGTGGCCTGCGTCATCAATGCCTCTGAAAACCATCTGGCGCAGGTCATCAACAAACTGGCGCAAGAAGGCTTTATCACCACACAGCGCGGGCGGCATGGCGGGTTCAGCCTGAACCGCGCGGCCAGTTCCATCGGCGTGGGCGAAGTGTTTCGCGCGTTCGAGGCCGACTTGCCGCTGATCGAATGTTTTTCCGAGGGCAATACCTGCCCGTTGAAAGACCACTGCCGCATGGGCAAACATCTGAAACGCGCGGTGGACGCGTTCTATGGCGCGTTGGATGACCTGTATCTGTCCGATCTGACCGATTGCAATGACGGGCTGGAAAGGCTGTTGCAGCTTGAAGGGCCGAACCTGCCGCAGCAATGTCAGCCCGGTTCGCACAAGCCCGTCACGGCAGAGGCCGCCTGACCCAACCCTCACGCAGCCGTGATCGCGAGCCATGAAACTTTGGCCCGCATGCTCCCGTTTCCCGTCTGTCTTGTAACAGATGGGAAAGAGACCAATGAAACACACCATGCTTCTGGCCAGCCTGCTGACCGCCACCGCCGCCCCCTTGGCCGCGCAAACCGCCATCGGGCTTAGCGGCGACCGCAGCCTGACCATGATCGACCTTGGCGCCGGGGCTGTCACCGGCACCATGGATGTGATGGTCGAAGGCCGCCTGCTGGGAATTGACTACCGCCCCGCTACCGACACGCTGATTGCGGTGACGGATGCGTTCGAGGTGGTCAATATCGACACGGCCACCGGCATGGCGACACCGCTTGTCACCATGTCCATGCCGCTGCCCATCGAAGGGAACACTCCGGTGATCGTCGATATCAACCCCGCCGCAGATGCGCTGCGCTTCATGTCCGGTACGGTCAACCACCGGATTAATCTGAGCACCGGCGCGGTCATGGTGGATGGCAGCCTGCATTGGGACGGCATGGATGGCGCGCCCATGGTGGGGGCCACGGCCTACAGCAATTCCTTCGGCAAGCCCGATGCAACGGCGATGTATAACATCGACACCGGTGCGCACGCCCTGCTGCGCCAGACCGCGCCGAATGACGGCACCAATGTCGTGATCGGCGAATTGGGCGCGATGGTGGAGGGGCCGGTGGCCTTTGACATTGCGACCGATGCGATGGGTATAAACACCGCGTGGCTGGCCGCCAATGGCGCGATCCACACGCTGTCGCTGGACAGCGGCATGGTCACCCAAAGCTGGGAGATTGACGGGCTGGATATAACCTTGCGCGACATGACCGTGATGGCCGCAGGGATGTAACCTTCCCTTTCCGTCGACATGGCCGCGCGCCGGGGCTTCACCGCCCGGCGCGCCAATGACTACGGGGCATGTCGGTTCCGCTCGTTGGAACTTGTTCATGCCATTGCCGGAACCAACGCGGAATGGCAGATGTGCATCATCTGACGATGGCTCTGGCCGTGTCGCGCCAAGGCGGTCTTGCCGTCGCATGTCTGAAAACGAGAGCGCCCGGGGCGGTAACCGCGCCATTATGCGTGGGAATGTCGCAAGCTTGGTCTCATTGAGGAAGTCAAGCCCAACTTGACCGCGCAATGAATTGATTTGCCACGCCAATCGCGTAATCTTACAGCCACGCGTATGGTATTGTAAAATCGAATGACCTCACAAGCTTTTAAACCGTCGCGCCTTCTGTCTGCCGCGTTCGTGTCAAATTAACGCCGGGATTGACGGGGATGCTGCGGGAAGTAGCGTTTCAGGAGAGCAATATGCACCCGGTGTTTAACCCGTATCGACCATCAAGGGTTCTTTGTGCCGATAACGGGGTAACACCCTTTGATCCGGTCACTCACAACCGCGAAGCCTTCCGGGCCGGAGCGCAGCGCCGGACGCCGCACTTGCCCACGATACGGCTGTTCGGACTTGATCTTGTTTCCGACATACCCGAGCACGTCATTGACCAGATGCTGAATGCTTCACAAGCGAGAGTGGCATTCGTCAACGCTCATTCCGTGAACGTTTCCCGGAGCGATGCGAATTATCGGCGCGCGTTGCTGACGGCACACATACTTTTGCCCGATGGGGCGGGCATGGAGATCGCGGCGAAAACCCATGGAATGCAATTCATGGCCAATCTGAACGGCACCGACTTGGGGCCGGAACTGGCACGCGCGCTTGCCGCGCGCGGTATGTCCCTGTTTCTGCTGGGGGCCGCGCCCGGTGTGGCTGACCGTGCGGGCAGCAAACTGCAACAGATTGCCCCCGGCCTGCGCATTGCAGGCACGCGCGACGGGTTCGACGGTTTGCGCGACCCACAGGCCGCGATTGACGCGATCAATGCCAGCGGGGCCGATATGGTCTGGATGGCAACCGGCGTGCCGCATCAGGATCTGTGGTTGGCAGAGCATGCCAGCGCCTTGCAGCCGCGCTATGTGATGGGGGTTGGCGCGCTGCTGGATTTCCTGTCGGGCCGTGTCTCTCGTGCGCCGCTGTGGATGAGGCGCGCGCGCCTGGAATGGCTATGGCGGCTGGCTCTGGAACCGCGCCGCATGTTCGGGCGCTATGTGATCGGCAATGTGACCTTTCTGGTCCATACCCTTGCCCATCGGCTGCGGCATGGGCGATCACGCTAAGATGAGCAGATTTTCCCAGTCGTTGCGCAAAATCGCCGTATTCCGCAGGTAACGATGCCCTGTTCCAAATAGAGTGGTGGCATGAGACCTGACATCAAACGCTTTTTCCCATTGGCCGGACTGGTTTGCGCCATTGCGGCAGGGGCATGGTATGGAACGCGCCCGCCAGCGCCGCTGGATCGCAGCGCGCGGCTTGCACATTACGACA
This genomic window from Roseibaca calidilacus contains:
- the cysS gene encoding cysteine--tRNA ligase encodes the protein MTQITLHNTRTRRKEAFAPIDPENVRMYVCGPTVYDRAHLGNARPVVVFDVLYRLLRHVYGEDHVTYVRNFTDVDDKINARARAMQEAGDTRELNAIIRSLTDETIEWYHADMDALGALRPDHAPRATEYIVQMVAMIEGLIAKGHAYPAEGHVLFDVRSYPDYGSLSGRSVDDMIAGARVEVAPYKRDPMDFVLWKPSASDEPGWNSPWGRGRPGWHIECSAMADELLGASFDIHGGGIDLQFPHHENEIAQSCCAHPDAGFANFWLHNEMVQVEGKKMSKSLGNFFTVRDLLDQGWPGEVIRFVMLSTHYRKPMDWTEEKADAADLKLSEMWRTVSNFADATRADPTKVSSSIVAALADDLNTHAALAALHQVHAEARKSGDAAQLANDLALLGLLNADFSTTPRPMFASDKLLFDLADRLSNVRSEAVRTKNFEALDLLKKQFQKAGLEVRMSKTGVDLLPGPDFDPSKLEGLE
- a CDS encoding DUF5368 domain-containing protein translates to MEEMTLGTILAVFEEMFGAGLFWAMVVVAAVITVGYIYVLIRDREMSMRKFLLAQLSMPIGGIAAVWFVLWVTRSGLQHMGGPIDALLILAIFGAGAVGFAILVYVAQSLVRGKKVES
- a CDS encoding FAD/NAD(P)-binding oxidoreductase, producing MTLAAGGAALATTGAATTAQTVKTSARIVILGAGAGGAAIANRLAARLEGAQITVIDGRAEHWYQPGFSLIAAGLQSADYSISQTTDWLPRGINFIADYAAEIDPDASRITTLGGERVDYDYLIVATGLILDWDAIEGFDLNMTGPDTGITAHYAGPEQAAKTWAALDKFTDQGGVALFGRPATEMKCAGAPLKITFLAEDIASRKGNRDKVELIYNAQAPNLFSVPVVDHRVRQLFDDRGVNYRWSHVLKAVDAGARTATFATPEGDVTTAFDFINVIPPQRAPQVVRDSGLSWADKWTDQGWIEVDQKTLRHARYANVFGIGDINGVPKGKTAASVKWHQPVVEDHLISEIQGREGTKTFDGYTSCPLITRIGRAMLVEFDYNDHLVPSFPGVIAPLEELWVSWLMKEVALKATYNAMLRGRA
- a CDS encoding RrF2 family transcriptional regulator, coding for MRLTTRTNLALRTLMVCAVNTDRLVRKQDVACVINASENHLAQVINKLAQEGFITTQRGRHGGFSLNRAASSIGVGEVFRAFEADLPLIECFSEGNTCPLKDHCRMGKHLKRAVDAFYGALDDLYLSDLTDCNDGLERLLQLEGPNLPQQCQPGSHKPVTAEAA
- a CDS encoding DUF4394 domain-containing protein; the encoded protein is MKHTMLLASLLTATAAPLAAQTAIGLSGDRSLTMIDLGAGAVTGTMDVMVEGRLLGIDYRPATDTLIAVTDAFEVVNIDTATGMATPLVTMSMPLPIEGNTPVIVDINPAADALRFMSGTVNHRINLSTGAVMVDGSLHWDGMDGAPMVGATAYSNSFGKPDATAMYNIDTGAHALLRQTAPNDGTNVVIGELGAMVEGPVAFDIATDAMGINTAWLAANGAIHTLSLDSGMVTQSWEIDGLDITLRDMTVMAAGM
- a CDS encoding WecB/TagA/CpsF family glycosyltransferase yields the protein MLNASQARVAFVNAHSVNVSRSDANYRRALLTAHILLPDGAGMEIAAKTHGMQFMANLNGTDLGPELARALAARGMSLFLLGAAPGVADRAGSKLQQIAPGLRIAGTRDGFDGLRDPQAAIDAINASGADMVWMATGVPHQDLWLAEHASALQPRYVMGVGALLDFLSGRVSRAPLWMRRARLEWLWRLALEPRRMFGRYVIGNVTFLVHTLAHRLRHGRSR